In Lautropia mirabilis, one DNA window encodes the following:
- a CDS encoding non-ribosomal peptide synthetase, with product MTPALNHDTPSMDSPAGAVPLTEAQEGLWYAQQLDPRNPIFNTGHCTGIRGKVDVERLASAIERTLAEADALSLAFIDTEDGPRQYFDAAHRPVLERLTLPGDAAGRAEAERLMQADLRTPIDPRTTALARHLLIRFTPSAGADSAASALPTVLWFQRVHHLAADGYGMALIEQRAMQHYRALAGTPLTSFAAVVADDARYRDSAQRATDAAYWRKLLAPLDTVGSLSERSAATGDHALHAEIDVPEDVLQALRQKEQQTLVSWPDVLTMLLAAYVQRHIGQQPVVPGVPWMGRLGNASARSVATVMNIVPLVLDMDQDRPLDELIVQTARQLKLARRHGRYRSEQMRRDQARPGGQGRIHGPLLNILPFDAPYRQAGLDADQIVYSTGPVEDFNLNVRAAPDASGMRLQVEANPRLYAAEEIDRHPARLLAFLRAALQADTLRPVQTLYDEELSHWVAGVNDTAHPVPETTLVALVREASRQHASGEALRMQDECLDYATFDAQVDAAARRLVQAGVQPRDIVAVALPRSPRMVMSLHAIQRSGAAYLPLDIEQPAARIQRILAAAQPRSVVVNETTRTLLEGAEVASVDVSALFALPHPGSSAAHTPQDATDLQPAIPLPTVQPADPAYVIYTSGSTGEPKGVVVSHHAIVNRLLWMKEHYGFGPQHRFLQKTPYTFDVSVWELFLPMLCGAPLVVAEPDLHRDPQALAALIRREGVDVVHFVPSMLAAFLDEPASEGLQMNAVFCSGEALPATLRDRFHARMQSALHNLYGPTEAAVDVSFWDAGRTDRSDPIPIGFPVWNTGLYILDDCLRPVPPGVTGTLYLGGRQLADGYLGRPDLTEARFILHPGFGAEDSPRRLYDSGDLARWRRDGAVEYRGRLDHQVKLRGQRIELGEIEAAFSTHPQCRQVAVIARIDDQGGQRLVAYVVPQSDAEPQPVVITDEALAESLLDHARTLLPAAMVPSAVVLMAALPINASGKMDRKALPAPVFAVQARTPARTPQEKQVAAAFADILGLSEQPGVEDDFFMLGGHSLLATRLAARLRDQSGVELTLGAVFEHPEVGRLAAWIERLQRREADAASAGFGPVFRLRGDLPADNAVSAAPGQEADPADRTSAAQGGHSPALFCIHPAGGLAWCYGLLARRLSGDRPVVGLQSPALTGEHARYPSLRALAAHYADLILQMQPGGPHHLLGWSTGGILAQEIACQLQARHARVGVVCLLDAYPADAWRDRAPAEAHDVWRAILHIAGQDPDVLAAEGPLTRERVIGFLRAQKHPLGDLTDAQLHGIFEAVAASNTMVKTHPHQRYDGELLYFRAALDHVGENLHPDMWAPWAESLAVHDVPSLHAHMPGEAALAHWLPVLEEALADKERG from the coding sequence ATGACGCCCGCCCTGAACCACGACACGCCTTCCATGGACAGCCCTGCCGGCGCCGTGCCGCTGACCGAAGCCCAGGAAGGGCTCTGGTACGCGCAGCAGCTGGATCCGCGCAACCCGATCTTCAACACCGGCCATTGCACCGGCATCCGCGGTAAAGTGGACGTGGAACGGCTGGCCAGCGCCATCGAACGGACCCTGGCCGAGGCCGATGCACTGTCGCTGGCCTTCATCGACACCGAGGACGGTCCGCGCCAGTATTTCGACGCGGCCCACCGTCCGGTGCTGGAGCGCCTGACACTGCCTGGCGATGCGGCGGGCCGCGCCGAGGCCGAACGCCTGATGCAGGCCGACCTGCGCACCCCCATCGATCCGCGCACCACGGCGCTGGCTCGGCATCTGCTGATCCGGTTCACCCCTTCGGCAGGTGCGGACAGCGCGGCCAGTGCCCTGCCCACGGTGCTGTGGTTCCAGCGCGTCCACCACCTGGCGGCCGACGGCTATGGCATGGCGCTGATCGAGCAGCGGGCCATGCAGCACTACCGTGCGCTGGCCGGCACGCCCCTGACCTCCTTTGCGGCCGTAGTGGCCGACGACGCGCGCTACCGCGACAGTGCCCAGCGCGCAACCGACGCTGCCTACTGGCGCAAACTGCTGGCGCCGCTGGACACCGTCGGTAGCCTCTCCGAGCGCAGCGCCGCCACAGGCGATCATGCGCTGCATGCCGAGATCGACGTACCCGAGGACGTGCTGCAGGCCCTGCGTCAGAAAGAGCAGCAGACGCTGGTGAGCTGGCCCGATGTGCTGACCATGCTGCTGGCCGCCTACGTGCAGCGCCACATCGGCCAGCAGCCGGTGGTGCCCGGCGTGCCCTGGATGGGCCGACTGGGCAACGCCAGCGCCCGCAGCGTGGCCACCGTCATGAACATCGTGCCGCTGGTGCTGGACATGGACCAGGACCGGCCGCTGGACGAACTCATCGTCCAGACCGCACGCCAGCTGAAGCTGGCACGCCGCCACGGCCGCTACCGCAGCGAACAGATGCGCCGCGACCAGGCTCGCCCCGGCGGCCAGGGCCGCATCCATGGGCCGCTGCTCAACATCCTGCCCTTCGACGCCCCCTACCGCCAGGCCGGTCTGGATGCCGACCAGATCGTCTACAGCACCGGGCCTGTGGAAGATTTCAACCTGAACGTGCGCGCCGCCCCCGATGCCAGCGGCATGCGCCTGCAGGTGGAAGCCAACCCGCGCCTCTACGCAGCCGAGGAGATCGATCGGCACCCGGCACGCCTGCTGGCCTTCCTGCGAGCCGCCCTGCAGGCCGATACCCTGCGCCCCGTGCAGACCCTGTACGACGAGGAGCTGAGCCACTGGGTGGCCGGCGTCAACGACACCGCCCACCCGGTGCCGGAAACCACGCTGGTGGCCCTGGTGCGGGAAGCCAGCCGGCAGCATGCCAGCGGCGAGGCCCTGCGGATGCAGGACGAGTGCCTGGACTACGCCACCTTCGACGCCCAGGTGGATGCAGCCGCGCGCCGGCTGGTACAGGCTGGCGTGCAGCCACGTGACATCGTGGCCGTGGCCCTGCCCCGCAGCCCGCGCATGGTGATGAGCCTGCACGCCATCCAGCGTTCCGGCGCCGCCTACCTGCCGCTGGACATCGAGCAGCCGGCAGCGCGCATCCAGCGCATCCTGGCGGCCGCACAGCCCCGCTCCGTGGTGGTGAACGAGACCACGCGCACCCTGCTGGAGGGCGCGGAAGTGGCCTCGGTCGACGTGTCGGCGCTGTTCGCCCTCCCTCACCCCGGGAGTTCGGCAGCCCATACCCCACAGGACGCCACCGACCTGCAGCCGGCCATTCCCCTGCCCACGGTGCAGCCCGCGGACCCCGCATACGTCATCTACACCTCGGGCAGTACCGGCGAGCCCAAGGGCGTGGTGGTCAGCCACCATGCCATCGTCAACCGGCTGCTGTGGATGAAGGAACACTACGGTTTCGGCCCGCAGCACCGATTCCTTCAGAAGACACCCTACACCTTCGACGTATCAGTGTGGGAGCTGTTCCTGCCCATGCTGTGCGGCGCCCCGCTGGTGGTGGCCGAACCCGACCTGCACCGCGACCCGCAGGCGCTGGCCGCACTGATCCGCCGGGAAGGCGTGGACGTGGTGCACTTCGTGCCCTCCATGCTGGCCGCCTTCCTGGACGAACCGGCCAGCGAAGGCCTGCAGATGAACGCCGTCTTCTGCAGCGGCGAAGCCCTGCCCGCCACCCTGCGCGACCGCTTCCATGCCCGCATGCAGTCGGCGCTGCACAACCTGTACGGCCCCACCGAGGCGGCCGTGGACGTGAGCTTCTGGGACGCTGGCCGCACCGACCGCAGCGACCCGATCCCCATCGGCTTCCCGGTCTGGAACACGGGCCTGTACATTCTGGACGACTGCCTGCGCCCGGTGCCCCCGGGCGTGACCGGCACCCTGTATCTGGGCGGCCGCCAGCTGGCCGACGGCTACCTGGGTCGCCCGGACCTGACCGAGGCTCGCTTCATCCTGCACCCCGGCTTCGGCGCCGAAGACTCGCCTCGCCGTCTGTACGACAGTGGCGACCTGGCGCGCTGGCGACGGGATGGGGCGGTGGAATACCGCGGCCGACTGGACCACCAGGTCAAGCTGCGCGGTCAGCGCATCGAGCTGGGCGAGATCGAGGCCGCCTTCTCCACTCATCCGCAGTGCCGCCAGGTGGCTGTCATTGCCCGTATCGACGACCAGGGCGGTCAGCGGCTGGTGGCCTACGTGGTACCACAGAGCGACGCCGAACCGCAGCCGGTCGTCATCACCGACGAAGCCCTGGCCGAGAGCCTGCTGGACCACGCCCGCACCCTGCTGCCGGCCGCCATGGTGCCTTCGGCCGTCGTGCTGATGGCAGCGCTGCCCATCAACGCCAGCGGCAAGATGGACCGCAAGGCGCTGCCCGCCCCGGTCTTTGCCGTGCAGGCGCGCACACCTGCGCGCACGCCACAGGAAAAACAGGTGGCGGCCGCCTTTGCCGACATTCTCGGGCTGTCCGAACAGCCCGGCGTGGAAGACGACTTCTTCATGCTGGGCGGCCATTCCCTGCTGGCCACCCGGCTGGCGGCGCGGCTGCGCGACCAGAGCGGTGTCGAACTCACGCTGGGTGCCGTCTTCGAGCACCCGGAAGTGGGCCGGCTGGCCGCCTGGATCGAGCGCTTGCAGCGCCGTGAGGCCGATGCTGCCTCGGCCGGCTTCGGACCGGTCTTCCGGTTGCGGGGCGATCTGCCGGCCGACAACGCCGTCAGCGCAGCCCCGGGACAGGAGGCTGATCCCGCCGACCGCACATCCGCCGCACAGGGAGGCCACTCGCCGGCCCTGTTCTGCATCCACCCCGCGGGCGGCCTGGCCTGGTGCTACGGGCTGCTGGCGCGTCGGCTGTCAGGCGACCGCCCGGTGGTCGGCCTGCAATCCCCGGCCCTGACGGGCGAGCACGCGCGCTATCCCAGCCTGCGGGCGCTGGCTGCCCACTATGCCGACCTCATCCTGCAGATGCAGCCCGGCGGCCCCCATCACCTGCTGGGGTGGTCCACCGGCGGCATCCTGGCGCAGGAAATCGCCTGCCAGCTGCAGGCGCGCCACGCCCGCGTGGGCGTGGTCTGCCTGCTGGACGCCTACCCGGCCGATGCCTGGCGTGATCGGGCACCGGCCGAAGCCCACGACGTGTGGCGCGCCATCCTGCACATCGCCGGCCAGGATCCGGACGTGCTGGCTGCCGAAGGGCCACTGACGCGCGAGCGCGTGATCGGCTTCCTGCGTGCGCAGAAGCACCCGCTGGGCGACCTGACCGATGCACAGCTGCACGGCATCTTCGAGGCTGTGGCCGCCAGCAACACGATGGTCAAGACCCACCCTCACCAGCGCTACGACGGCGAGCTGCTGTACTTCCGGGCCGCACTCGACCACGTGGGCGAGAACCTGCACCCCGACATGTGGGCGCCGTGGGCCGAGAGCCTGGCCGTGCACGACGTGCCCAGCCTGCACGCCCACATGCCGGGCGAGGCAGCACTCGCACACTGGCTGCCGGTGCTGGAAGAGGCGCTGGCGGACAAGGAACGGGGCTGA
- a CDS encoding phosphopantetheine-binding protein — protein sequence MTTLTLEQMRADLAKILLEDPADIHDDDNLIDLGLDSMRAMTLASRWQAAGARLDFSEMALNPTLGHWWTLIQQAG from the coding sequence ATGACGACCCTCACCCTTGAACAGATGCGCGCCGACCTGGCGAAGATCCTGCTGGAAGACCCGGCCGACATCCATGACGACGACAACCTGATCGATCTGGGTCTGGACTCGATGCGTGCCATGACGCTGGCCAGCCGCTGGCAGGCGGCGGGCGCTCGGCTGGACTTCTCGGAAATGGCACTGAACCCCACGCTGGGGCACTGGTGGACGCTGATTCAGCAGGCCGGCTGA
- a CDS encoding (2,3-dihydroxybenzoyl)adenylate synthase, giving the protein MTDPIQLHQPWPEDLARRYREAGHWRGETFGAWLRERAQAHPDRIAVVSEGERISYGELDRQASAIAAGLLARGLRRGDRVIVHLPNLPEFISAIFGMFRVGIIPLYALPAHRIAEIAHFADTGDARGYICAGDWGGFDYRNLASELQTRCPQVRHVIVTRGDAGSFTPLAELMRADTAPAPYAADVLPATDVQGEDTAFFQISGGSTGLSKLIPRTHDDYIYTLRESARICGMDETSVYLCALPMAHNFPMSSPGFLSALYVGGRVVLAPAPTPAVCFELIAAEKVTDTALVPPLLLLWLEAAASATPDLSSLKLIQVGGAKLIPEVARRVTPTLGATLQQVFGMAEGLVNYTRIDDDAETIIQTQGRPISPDDEIRIVDDHDQPVPAGEAGNLLTRGPYTIRGYFNNPAANERSFTHDGFYRTGDIVRRTESGHLVVQGRAGDHINRAGEKISAEEIENHLMAHPQVYDAAVVSVPDDYLGERSCAFIIPRGERPRPAELKKWIRAQGLADFKVPDQFVFVDHFVETAALKLSRKALRAHLRAQLDEKA; this is encoded by the coding sequence ATGACTGATCCCATCCAGCTGCATCAGCCCTGGCCCGAAGACCTGGCTCGTCGTTACCGCGAGGCCGGCCACTGGCGGGGCGAGACCTTCGGCGCGTGGCTGCGCGAACGGGCCCAGGCCCACCCCGACCGCATCGCCGTGGTGAGTGAAGGCGAGCGCATCAGCTATGGCGAGCTGGACCGCCAGGCATCCGCCATCGCGGCCGGCCTGCTGGCACGCGGGCTCCGCCGCGGCGATCGGGTCATCGTCCACCTGCCCAACCTGCCGGAATTCATCAGCGCCATCTTCGGCATGTTCCGTGTGGGCATCATCCCGCTGTATGCGCTGCCTGCGCACCGCATCGCCGAGATCGCGCATTTTGCCGACACGGGCGATGCCCGCGGCTACATCTGCGCCGGGGACTGGGGCGGCTTCGACTATCGCAACCTGGCCTCCGAGCTGCAGACGCGCTGCCCGCAGGTCCGGCACGTCATCGTCACCCGGGGCGACGCGGGCAGCTTCACCCCGCTGGCCGAGCTGATGCGTGCCGACACGGCACCGGCCCCCTATGCCGCTGACGTGCTGCCTGCCACCGACGTGCAGGGCGAGGACACGGCCTTCTTCCAGATCTCGGGCGGCAGCACCGGGCTGTCCAAGCTCATCCCGCGCACGCACGACGACTACATCTACACGCTGCGCGAGAGCGCGCGCATCTGCGGGATGGACGAAACAAGCGTCTACCTGTGCGCGCTGCCCATGGCACACAATTTCCCGATGAGCTCGCCGGGCTTTCTCAGCGCGCTCTACGTGGGCGGGCGCGTGGTGCTGGCCCCGGCCCCCACACCGGCCGTGTGCTTCGAGCTGATCGCTGCCGAGAAAGTGACCGACACCGCCCTGGTGCCGCCGCTGCTGCTGCTGTGGCTGGAGGCCGCCGCCAGCGCCACACCGGATCTCTCCAGCCTGAAGCTCATCCAGGTGGGCGGCGCCAAGCTGATTCCGGAAGTGGCGCGGCGCGTCACGCCCACGCTGGGCGCCACGCTGCAGCAGGTCTTCGGCATGGCCGAAGGGCTGGTCAACTACACGCGCATCGATGACGATGCCGAGACCATCATCCAGACCCAGGGCCGCCCCATCAGCCCGGATGACGAGATCCGCATCGTGGACGACCACGACCAGCCGGTCCCGGCCGGCGAGGCCGGCAACCTGCTCACGCGCGGTCCCTACACCATTCGCGGCTACTTCAACAATCCGGCGGCCAACGAGCGCTCCTTCACCCACGACGGCTTCTATCGCACCGGCGACATCGTGCGCCGCACCGAAAGCGGGCACCTGGTGGTGCAGGGTCGCGCGGGCGACCACATCAACCGCGCCGGCGAGAAGATCTCGGCCGAAGAGATCGAGAACCACCTGATGGCCCATCCGCAGGTCTACGACGCCGCCGTGGTGTCGGTCCCTGACGACTACCTGGGCGAGCGCAGCTGCGCCTTCATCATCCCACGCGGCGAGCGTCCGCGGCCCGCCGAGCTGAAGAAGTGGATCCGCGCCCAGGGTCTGGCCGACTTCAAGGTGCCCGACCAGTTCGTCTTCGTCGATCACTTCGTGGAGACCGCCGCCCTGAAACTCAGTCGCAAGGCGCTGCGCGCCCACCTGCGTGCCCAACTGGATGAAAAAGCATGA
- a CDS encoding ABC transporter substrate-binding protein, with translation MASLFSRFHSTPESGNRAVTAPTVSRTRTWQRSVRRTLTAASALPMAALLLQPVPLLAADAAGTEPPAAQAAPQSGPITVTDVLGRQVTLKAPAKRVILTQARHMPVMALLTPDPVSLLAGWSDEFKTSFSREYQTYLQRFPGIAKVPLVGRHTADSFSVEQALALRPDLIVLTARFAGGTDRQSVEESLMMKRFAAAGIPVLVVDFFVKPLENTVPSLKALGQAISQPQRTAEFIDFYESHMKAVANRLADLPAKDRPPVFVHAHAGSTDCCNSPGQGTFNEMISYAGGHNIGVDVLKTPTGKLGFEYINSRNPQVYVATGTGSGKRTSQGLTIGTGISEADARSSLQRVIDGNRLSALAAIRNGNAHGIWHAFNDSPLHVVFIEALAGWIHPDRFDERMAMKTLDEVNRRFLTVPLDGTYLVDLKKP, from the coding sequence ATGGCTTCCCTGTTTTCCCGCTTTCACTCCACCCCGGAATCCGGCAACCGCGCCGTGACTGCCCCCACCGTGTCGCGCACGCGGACATGGCAACGCTCGGTTCGCCGCACCCTGACGGCCGCCTCGGCACTGCCGATGGCAGCACTGCTGCTCCAGCCCGTTCCCCTTCTGGCAGCCGACGCAGCGGGCACGGAGCCACCGGCGGCCCAGGCAGCTCCCCAGAGCGGCCCCATCACCGTCACCGACGTGCTGGGACGCCAGGTGACGCTGAAGGCCCCCGCCAAGCGGGTGATCCTGACCCAGGCGCGGCACATGCCGGTCATGGCACTGCTCACGCCCGATCCGGTCTCTCTCCTGGCCGGCTGGTCGGACGAGTTCAAGACCTCCTTCTCGCGCGAGTATCAGACCTACCTGCAGCGCTTCCCGGGCATTGCCAAGGTGCCCCTGGTGGGACGGCACACCGCCGACAGCTTCTCGGTGGAACAGGCGCTGGCACTGCGGCCGGATCTCATCGTGCTGACGGCACGCTTTGCCGGCGGCACCGATCGGCAGAGCGTCGAGGAATCGCTGATGATGAAGCGCTTCGCGGCCGCCGGTATCCCGGTGCTGGTGGTGGACTTCTTCGTGAAGCCGCTGGAAAACACCGTGCCCAGCCTGAAGGCATTGGGTCAGGCCATCAGCCAGCCGCAGCGCACGGCCGAGTTCATCGATTTCTATGAAAGCCACATGAAGGCTGTGGCCAACCGGCTGGCCGACCTGCCCGCGAAGGACCGGCCCCCCGTGTTCGTGCATGCCCACGCCGGCAGCACCGACTGCTGCAACTCCCCCGGCCAGGGCACCTTCAACGAGATGATCAGCTACGCCGGCGGGCACAACATCGGTGTCGACGTGCTGAAGACCCCCACCGGAAAGCTCGGCTTCGAATACATCAACAGCCGCAACCCGCAGGTCTACGTGGCCACCGGCACCGGCTCGGGCAAGCGCACCAGCCAGGGGCTCACCATCGGGACCGGCATCAGCGAGGCCGATGCCCGCAGCAGCCTGCAGCGGGTCATCGACGGCAACCGCCTTTCCGCACTGGCCGCCATCCGCAACGGCAACGCCCATGGCATCTGGCACGCCTTCAACGACTCGCCGCTGCACGTGGTGTTCATCGAGGCGCTGGCCGGCTGGATCCATCCCGACCGTTTCGATGAACGCATGGCCATGAAGACGCTGGACGAGGTAAACCGGCGCTTTCTGACTGTGCCACTGGATGGCACCTATCTGGTGGACCTGAAAAAGCCCTGA
- a CDS encoding ABC transporter ATP-binding protein, translated as MLEVNDLKVAYRSRTIIEKLTLSPIAPGQLVSLLGPNGTGKSTLLKAMAGLLPPRHGTVRLNGTDLASLDFRERARHVVYLPQSLPASVHLRVMESVLVAARASSLSQEAEHVTLEAVMALLKRLGVDHLAMRYLDQLSGGQKQLVGIAQALIRRPRLLLLDEPLSALDLNYQFHVMDLLRQETHEHGLITLIVLHDLNIALRHSDGCVLVRDGGLLGQGAPADVITPQALADCYGVNARVERCSKGVPQVVVDGLLKPVQ; from the coding sequence ATGCTGGAAGTGAACGACCTGAAGGTTGCCTACCGCAGCCGCACCATCATCGAGAAGCTCACGCTCTCGCCCATCGCCCCCGGCCAGCTGGTCTCGCTGCTGGGGCCCAACGGTACCGGCAAGTCCACGCTGCTCAAGGCCATGGCCGGCCTGCTGCCGCCCCGCCATGGCACCGTGCGTCTCAACGGCACCGATCTCGCCTCGCTGGACTTCCGCGAACGAGCCCGCCACGTCGTCTACCTGCCGCAGTCGCTGCCGGCCTCGGTGCACCTGCGCGTGATGGAGTCGGTACTGGTGGCCGCACGCGCCTCGTCCCTTTCGCAGGAGGCCGAGCACGTCACGCTGGAAGCCGTCATGGCACTGCTCAAGCGTCTGGGGGTGGACCATCTGGCCATGCGCTATCTCGATCAGCTCTCCGGCGGCCAGAAGCAGCTGGTGGGCATTGCCCAGGCACTCATTCGCCGGCCTCGGCTGCTGCTGCTGGACGAACCCCTGTCGGCCCTGGACCTGAACTACCAGTTCCACGTGATGGACCTGCTGCGTCAGGAGACCCACGAGCATGGCCTCATCACCCTCATCGTGCTGCACGACCTGAACATCGCGCTGCGCCACAGCGACGGCTGCGTGCTGGTGCGCGACGGCGGCCTGCTGGGCCAGGGCGCACCGGCCGATGTCATCACCCCGCAGGCGCTGGCCGACTGCTACGGGGTGAATGCACGTGTGGAGCGCTGCTCGAAGGGGGTGCCCCAGGTGGTGGTGGACGGGCTGCTGAAACCCGTGCAGTAA
- a CDS encoding FecCD family ABC transporter permease, producing the protein MASSPFPAGDQASTQYSRLLKLRWLLMAVFVAVILLSLVADFMLGPSGLSWSELMRTLFSPDQAEPTTSVIVWDVRLPYAVMAVVVGLGLGLAGAEMQTILANPLASPFTLGISSAAAFGASLALVLDLSLPWLPAEWAVAGNAFVFAILSALLLDVLARWGGMSGSGMVLVGIALVFTFNALVSLMQFIASAEDLQNLVFWTMGSLSRATWPKVGGMLLAFAVILPLCLKDAWKLTALRLGEDRAISFGIDVKRQRLVSLLRISFLAALAVSMVGTISFIGLIAPHIARRLFGEDHRFYLPGSALIGAMILSLASIASKNIVEGVIVPVGIVTSLVGVPFFVSVVMRRRAG; encoded by the coding sequence ATGGCGTCATCCCCCTTTCCCGCTGGTGACCAGGCCAGCACGCAGTATTCCCGCCTGCTGAAGCTGCGCTGGCTGCTGATGGCGGTCTTCGTGGCCGTGATCCTGCTGTCGCTGGTGGCAGACTTCATGCTGGGCCCGTCCGGCCTGAGCTGGTCAGAGCTGATGCGCACGCTGTTCTCGCCCGATCAGGCCGAGCCCACCACGAGCGTGATCGTCTGGGACGTGCGCCTGCCCTATGCCGTCATGGCCGTGGTGGTGGGCCTGGGCCTGGGCCTGGCCGGGGCCGAGATGCAGACCATCCTGGCCAACCCGCTGGCCAGTCCGTTCACGCTGGGCATCTCGTCGGCGGCGGCCTTTGGTGCCTCGCTGGCCCTGGTGCTGGACCTGAGCCTGCCCTGGCTACCGGCCGAGTGGGCCGTGGCCGGCAACGCCTTCGTCTTCGCCATCCTCTCGGCCCTGCTGCTGGACGTGCTGGCGCGCTGGGGCGGCATGAGCGGCTCGGGCATGGTGCTGGTGGGCATCGCGCTGGTCTTCACCTTCAATGCGCTGGTGTCGCTGATGCAGTTCATCGCCAGCGCCGAAGACCTGCAGAACCTCGTGTTCTGGACGATGGGCAGCCTGTCGCGCGCCACCTGGCCGAAGGTGGGTGGCATGCTGCTGGCCTTTGCCGTCATCCTGCCGCTGTGCTTGAAGGATGCGTGGAAGCTCACCGCGCTGCGGCTGGGTGAGGACCGCGCCATCAGCTTCGGCATCGACGTGAAGCGCCAGCGGCTCGTCTCGTTGCTGCGCATCAGCTTCCTGGCGGCACTGGCCGTGTCCATGGTGGGCACCATCAGCTTCATCGGCCTCATCGCCCCCCACATCGCCCGACGGCTGTTCGGCGAGGACCACCGCTTCTACCTGCCGGGCAGCGCCCTCATCGGGGCGATGATCCTGTCGCTGGCCTCCATCGCCTCCAAGAACATCGTCGAGGGCGTCATCGTGCCGGTGGGCATCGTGACCTCACTGGTCGGCGTCCCCTTCTTCGTGTCGGTGGTCATGCGCCGACGCGCCGGCTGA
- a CDS encoding hemolysin family protein: MEAAVLLGLIVLNGLFAMSEVALLTARKARLQRLVAEGDKSAAAALALGEDPTRFLSTIQIGITSIGVLNGIVGQAAFAEPLARWLLSLGVAQKTAEMLATTLVVVLVTYVAIVVGELVPKRLGQISAETVARLAARPMGVLSLVSRPFVMALTGSTNLILRSMGVDPDTEQKVTEEEIHALLAEGSESGVIEQSEHVMVRNVFRLDERQISSLMVPRSDVVFLDVEDPQEENLQKVAEYEHSRFPVCRGGLDDVLGIIHTKQLLAQSLRGESIDFSQNLQEVLYVPETLTGMELLENIRNSNTQIALVLDEYGEVQGLVTLQDLLEAITGEFTSPDDDDSWALQRADGSWLLDGLIPIPELKDRLNLATVPEEDKERYQALSGMMMLLLGRMPQTGDILTWDKWKFEVVDMDGKRIDKVLATPILPGEDADEEDPDVERDGHSRFDGDDPREDAHPGHTEDGAHRHDGDSHRSGHH; this comes from the coding sequence ATGGAAGCTGCTGTCCTGCTGGGCCTGATCGTGCTCAACGGCCTGTTCGCCATGTCCGAAGTGGCGCTGCTCACGGCGCGCAAGGCGCGACTGCAGCGTCTGGTGGCCGAAGGCGACAAGAGCGCCGCGGCCGCCCTGGCCCTCGGTGAAGACCCCACCCGCTTTCTCTCCACCATCCAGATCGGCATCACCTCCATCGGGGTGCTGAACGGTATCGTCGGTCAGGCCGCCTTCGCCGAACCGCTGGCGCGCTGGCTGCTGTCGCTGGGCGTGGCCCAGAAGACGGCCGAGATGCTGGCCACCACGCTGGTGGTCGTGCTGGTCACCTATGTGGCCATCGTTGTCGGCGAACTGGTTCCCAAACGTCTGGGCCAGATCAGCGCCGAGACCGTGGCCCGGCTGGCCGCCCGTCCCATGGGCGTCCTGTCGCTGGTCTCGCGCCCGTTCGTGATGGCGCTCACCGGTTCCACCAACCTGATCCTGCGCAGCATGGGCGTTGATCCGGACACCGAGCAGAAGGTGACGGAAGAGGAAATCCACGCGCTGCTGGCCGAAGGCTCCGAGTCCGGGGTCATCGAGCAGAGCGAGCACGTCATGGTGCGCAACGTGTTCCGCCTGGACGAGCGCCAGATCTCCTCGCTGATGGTTCCCCGCAGTGACGTGGTGTTCCTGGACGTGGAAGATCCGCAGGAGGAGAACCTGCAGAAGGTGGCCGAATACGAGCACTCGCGCTTCCCGGTGTGCCGTGGCGGCCTGGACGATGTCCTGGGCATCATCCACACCAAGCAGCTGCTGGCGCAGTCGCTGCGCGGCGAGAGCATCGACTTCTCGCAGAACCTGCAGGAAGTGCTGTACGTGCCCGAGACCCTCACCGGCATGGAACTGCTGGAGAACATCCGCAACTCCAACACGCAGATTGCCCTGGTGCTGGACGAGTACGGCGAGGTCCAGGGTCTGGTGACACTGCAGGACCTGCTGGAGGCCATCACCGGCGAGTTCACCTCGCCCGACGATGATGACAGCTGGGCACTGCAGCGGGCCGACGGTTCGTGGCTGCTGGACGGGCTGATTCCCATCCCCGAACTGAAGGATCGGCTGAACCTGGCCACCGTGCCCGAAGAGGACAAGGAACGCTACCAGGCACTCTCGGGCATGATGATGCTGCTGCTGGGCCGCATGCCGCAGACCGGCGACATCCTCACCTGGGACAAATGGAAGTTCGAGGTCGTGGACATGGACGGCAAGCGCATCGACAAGGTGCTGGCCACCCCGATCCTGCCCGGGGAAGATGCCGACGAGGAAGACCCTGACGTCGAACGTGACGGGCACAGCCGATTCGATGGCGACGACCCGCGCGAGGACGCTCACCCGGGGCACACCGAGGACGGCGCCCATCGCCACGACGGCGACTCGCACCGCTCCGGGCATCACTGA